One stretch of Mus caroli unplaced genomic scaffold, CAROLI_EIJ_v1.1 scaffold_21411_1, whole genome shotgun sequence DNA includes these proteins:
- the LOC110288708 gene encoding olfactory receptor 13A1-like, with amino-acid sequence MAINNYTTVVEFHLQRLSEDPGLQALFFVFFLLLYIMALAGNTLIIIAFSLNRTLHTPMYFFLANLALLDIVCTSTVVPKMLEGLVVKSSYISYIGCMTQVFFLIGVLGIELLLLTSMAYDRYVAICRPLHYNTLMSWPICVLLAGSVWVIGIANTFVQTGLMIRLNFCGPNQIRHILCEIPTLLLLSCSSTTLNNIMLVIADAYFGVVNFLLTMISYSFIISSILRIRSAEGKKRAFSTCSAHLVVVTLYYSTSIYTYFQTGSGSSLENRKVVTLLYTVVSPTLNPIIYSLRNKDVKVALKKLFPCFH; translated from the coding sequence ATGGCAATAAACAATTACACAACTGTGGTGGAGTTTCACCTGCAGAGACTCTCTGAGGACCCTGGGCTCCAGGCTCTCTTCTTCgtctttttcttgcttctttacaTCATGGCTCTTGCAGGAAACACCCTCATCATCATAGCCTTTAGCCTCAACCGAACCcttcacacccccatgtacttcttccttgcAAATCTGGCCCTGTTGGACATCGTCTGTACATCCACTGTTGTTCCCAAGATGCTGGAGGGattggtggttaagagcagctACATTTCTTATATCGGATGCATGACCCAAGTCTTCTTCCTCATCGgtgttctagggattgaactgcTGCTGCTCACttccatggcctatgaccgctatgtggccatctgccgCCCACTGCACTACAACACGCTGATGAGCTGGCCCATCTGTGTCCTGCTTGCAGGCAGTGTGTGGGTGATTGGCATAGCCAACACATTTGTGCAAACTGGCCTGATGATCCGACTCAATTTCTGTGGCCCCAACCAAATTCGTCACATCTTATGTGAAATCCCAACACTGCTGCTTCTGTCTTGCAGCTCAACCACCCTCAACAACATCATGCTTGTCATTGCAGATGCTTATTTTGGTGTGGTCAACTTTCTGTTGACTATGATATCCTACAGCTTCATCATTTCCAGCATCCTGCGCATCCGCTCAGCTGAGGGCAAGAAGCGTGCCTTCTCTACCTGCTCTGCCCACCTGGTGGTGGTCACCCTGTACTACTCCACTTCCATCTACACCTATTTCCAGACTGGCTCTGGATCCTCCTTGGAGAATCGCAAGGTTGTTACCTTATTATACACAGTAGTCAGCCCTACCCTGAACCCCATCATTTATTCTCTGAGGAACAAGGATGTCAAGGTAGCCCTCAAAAAGTTATTTCCCTGTTTCCATTGA